Proteins encoded in a region of the Bradyrhizobium sp. CB3481 genome:
- a CDS encoding efflux RND transporter periplasmic adaptor subunit, translating to MSGLPTRSACIVLMLAAMAPLLAGCNEPHAASATAAAKPPEPEVGTFTVRSQSRALVRELPGRIAPTRVSEVRARVSGIIVERLFQQGTEVKAGDPLYRIDPKPFEVELQASEAALDKAVAALDLATQHAKRIATLTSQRAAPEVENEKAIAAQRQAEAEVGARKAEVARAKLNLDYATIRAPISGVVGAALVSEGALVVQNETTSLATIQQLDPIYADFTQSVSEMHKLRRAFDSGDLDRIAPDTAKVRLVLDDGTVYPISGRLLFSEAKVDAYTGQVTLRGQFPNPNRELLPGMYVRVLIEQGIDSDAIAVPQQAIQRDAGGGSEVFVVKDDGRIATQPVRTGAVQDGLWLVSEGLKDGDRIVVDGFQKFVPGDKVKAKAWIDADASVGSVSSAPATQAAR from the coding sequence ATGTCCGGACTACCAACGCGATCGGCATGCATCGTTTTGATGTTGGCGGCGATGGCGCCGCTATTGGCTGGCTGCAACGAACCGCACGCGGCAAGCGCAACCGCCGCTGCCAAACCGCCGGAACCCGAAGTCGGCACCTTCACCGTACGTTCGCAGTCGCGTGCCCTCGTTCGTGAACTGCCGGGGCGTATTGCGCCCACGCGGGTTTCCGAGGTCCGCGCCCGCGTGTCGGGCATCATCGTGGAGCGCTTGTTCCAGCAAGGCACCGAAGTGAAGGCTGGCGATCCGCTCTACAGGATTGATCCGAAGCCGTTTGAGGTGGAACTGCAGGCCAGCGAAGCTGCGCTCGACAAGGCGGTGGCTGCACTTGATCTGGCGACCCAACATGCGAAGCGCATAGCGACGCTGACCAGCCAGCGCGCGGCGCCGGAGGTGGAGAACGAGAAGGCCATCGCTGCGCAGCGCCAGGCGGAGGCCGAAGTCGGCGCCCGTAAGGCCGAGGTCGCGCGCGCCAAGCTCAACCTCGATTATGCGACGATCCGCGCGCCGATCAGCGGCGTGGTCGGCGCCGCGCTGGTGAGCGAAGGCGCGCTGGTGGTGCAGAATGAGACCACCAGCCTCGCCACCATCCAGCAACTCGACCCGATCTACGCCGACTTCACCCAGTCGGTTTCCGAGATGCACAAGCTGCGCCGCGCCTTCGACAGCGGCGATCTCGACCGGATTGCGCCTGATACTGCCAAGGTCCGCCTCGTGCTCGACGACGGCACGGTCTATCCGATTTCCGGCAGGCTGCTATTCTCGGAAGCCAAAGTGGACGCCTATACCGGGCAGGTCACGCTGCGCGGCCAGTTCCCGAATCCGAACCGCGAGCTGCTTCCCGGCATGTATGTCCGCGTGCTGATCGAGCAGGGCATCGATTCCGACGCCATCGCGGTGCCGCAGCAGGCGATCCAGCGCGACGCGGGCGGCGGCAGCGAAGTCTTCGTCGTCAAGGATGACGGCCGTATCGCGACGCAGCCGGTCCGCACCGGCGCGGTGCAGGACGGCCTCTGGCTGGTCAGCGAAGGCCTGAAGGACGGCGACCGTATCGTGGTCGACGGGTTCCAGAAATTCGTTCCCGGTGACAAGGTCAAGGCGAAGGCGTGGATCGACGCGGATGCCTCGGTTGGTTCGGTATCGAGTGCGCCGGCGACCCAGGCCGCCCGCTGA
- a CDS encoding flagellar motor protein MotA encodes MPSGPSSRSDMEIELSKLSSPRIFLVRMLVFLVLCALITVVLYKQIILAFFANPGLNALIGGVLLIGIILSFRQVIRLYPEVSWVNNFRIADPGLAIDRRPKLLAPMAAILGGERAGRMTISQQTMRHLLDSIATRLDEARDISRYMTGLLVFLGLLGTFWGLIETVGSVGKVIDGLKVGGDAASVFDTLKEGLAAPLGGMGISFSSSLFGLAGSLILGFLDLQSSQAQNRFYTDLEDWLASTVREYGDGSGMGGELQHAMERIRAVVEEGGGSRSTTAAMANLAEAIQGLVAHMRTEQQMIREWADGQGEQNREIKKLLERIAKQPEKS; translated from the coding sequence ATGCCCTCAGGCCCCTCCTCCCGCTCCGACATGGAGATCGAACTGAGCAAACTGTCCTCACCCCGGATTTTCCTGGTGCGGATGCTGGTGTTCCTGGTGCTATGCGCGCTGATCACGGTCGTGCTCTACAAGCAGATCATCCTGGCGTTCTTTGCCAATCCCGGCCTCAATGCCCTGATCGGCGGGGTGCTCTTGATCGGCATCATCCTGTCGTTCCGGCAGGTAATCCGGCTCTATCCCGAAGTGTCCTGGGTCAACAATTTCCGGATCGCCGACCCCGGTTTGGCGATCGACCGGCGTCCGAAGCTGCTGGCGCCGATGGCGGCGATTCTCGGCGGCGAGCGGGCGGGACGGATGACGATCTCGCAGCAGACCATGCGGCATTTGCTGGATTCGATCGCGACGCGGCTGGACGAGGCCCGCGACATTTCCCGCTATATGACCGGCCTGCTCGTCTTTCTCGGCCTGCTCGGCACCTTCTGGGGCCTGATCGAGACGGTCGGTTCCGTCGGCAAGGTGATCGACGGCCTGAAGGTCGGCGGCGATGCCGCATCCGTGTTCGATACACTGAAAGAGGGGCTGGCGGCGCCGCTCGGCGGCATGGGCATTTCGTTCTCGTCCTCGCTGTTCGGCCTCGCCGGTTCGCTGATCCTCGGCTTCCTCGACCTGCAGTCGAGCCAGGCGCAGAACCGCTTCTATACCGATCTCGAAGATTGGCTCGCCTCCACGGTCCGTGAATACGGCGATGGGTCCGGCATGGGCGGCGAACTCCAGCATGCGATGGAGCGCATCCGCGCGGTGGTCGAAGAGGGCGGCGGCAGCCGCAGTACCACGGCGGCAATGGCCAATCTCGCCGAAGCCATCCAGGGCCTGGTCGCCCATATGCGCACCGAGCAGCAGATGATCCGCGAATGGGCCGACGGCCAGGGCGAGCAGAACCGCGAGATCAAGAAACTCCTGGAGCGGATCGCCAAGCAGCCCGAGAAGAGCTGA
- a CDS encoding peptidoglycan -binding protein — protein MALARARRSESGFNYWPGFVDALSTLVLSIVFLLSVFLVVQFFLSQEVTGKDKALEQLNAKIAQLNDLLSLEKLGKLALDDQITQLRAGLAAAEGERDRIKGLYEGLSGAGGDAQGRANELTKALESEKSVSTRALAQIEVLNQQISALRRQLAALEEALEASEKRDKESQGRIADLGQRLNVALAQRVQELSRYRSEFFGRLRAILGNRPDVRIVGDRFVFQSEVFFDSGQALLLPEGRAELDKLATALIDLDKQIPAEIAWVLRVDGHTDMRPINSPLFKSNWELSSARAISVVQYLIFLGVPAQRLVAAGFAEFQPLDNAPNEDAYKRNRRIELKLTER, from the coding sequence ATGGCCCTCGCCCGCGCCCGCCGCAGTGAATCCGGTTTCAACTACTGGCCGGGCTTCGTCGACGCGCTCTCGACGCTCGTGCTGTCGATCGTATTCCTGCTGTCGGTGTTCCTGGTGGTGCAGTTCTTCCTGTCGCAGGAGGTCACCGGCAAGGACAAGGCGCTGGAGCAGCTCAACGCCAAGATCGCACAGCTCAACGATCTGTTATCGCTGGAGAAGCTCGGCAAGCTCGCGCTCGACGACCAGATCACGCAATTGCGCGCCGGCCTCGCCGCCGCGGAGGGCGAACGCGACCGCATCAAGGGGCTCTATGAGGGACTGTCCGGCGCCGGCGGCGACGCGCAAGGCCGCGCCAACGAGCTCACCAAGGCGCTCGAATCCGAAAAGAGCGTCAGCACGCGCGCGCTGGCTCAGATCGAGGTGCTGAACCAGCAGATCAGCGCGCTGCGCCGTCAGCTCGCGGCGCTCGAGGAAGCGCTGGAAGCTTCCGAGAAGCGCGACAAGGAATCGCAAGGGCGGATCGCCGATCTCGGCCAGCGTCTTAACGTCGCGCTGGCGCAGCGCGTGCAGGAATTGTCGCGCTACCGCTCGGAATTCTTCGGCCGCCTGCGCGCCATTCTCGGCAACCGTCCGGATGTCCGCATCGTCGGCGACCGCTTCGTGTTCCAGTCTGAAGTGTTCTTCGATAGCGGCCAGGCGCTGCTGCTGCCCGAGGGGCGCGCCGAGCTCGACAAGCTCGCCACCGCGCTGATCGATCTCGACAAGCAGATTCCGGCGGAGATCGCCTGGGTGCTGCGGGTCGACGGCCACACCGACATGCGGCCGATCAATTCGCCGCTGTTCAAGTCGAACTGGGAATTGTCGTCGGCGCGCGCCATCTCGGTGGTGCAGTACCTGATCTTCCTCGGCGTGCCCGCGCAGCGGCTGGTCGCCGCCGGCTTTGCCGAATTCCAGCCGCTCGACAACGCGCCCAACGAAGACGCCTACAAGCGCAACCGCCGCATCGAGCTGAAGCTGACGGAACGATAG
- a CDS encoding ABC transporter ATP-binding protein/permease, with protein MSAVEQIEAPRGTPPRDALLEEEAFIEGQLTQSPAKTRARLRPLLALAPYVARYRGRALLAFVSLTVAAITTLVVPIAVRRMIDFGFSPEGIALINSYFSVMIAVVAVLAAASASRYYLVMTIGERIVADLRRDVFAHLVSLSPAFFDSARSGELVSRLTADTTQIKSAVGASVSIALRNMMLFIGATAMMVITSPKLSGFVLLAIPVIVIPLVAFGRWVRRLSRNAQDTLADASAYASELVGAIRTVQAYTSERLATNRFGGEVEQAYEAARSSTRARAVLTLIIIFIVFSSVVAILWVGSHDVLTGQITPGRLGQFVLYAAFAATGLGQLSEVWGEVSAASGAAERLFEILRVKSQITAPPQPVVLPKPARGDVGFEKVSFAYPARPDVLVVDNVSLSVKAGEKVAIVGPSGAGKSTLFHLLLRFYDPARGTISLDGVPVKSADPVEVRSRIALVPQDSVVFAASARENIRFGRPDATDAEVERAADLAHATEFLRRLPGGFEAQLGERGVTLSGGQRQRIAIARAILRDAPLLLLDEATSALDAESETLVQTALEELMRHRTTLVIAHRLATVLSCDRIMVMDQGKIVEQGTHAELVAANGLYARLARLQFEGA; from the coding sequence ATGAGCGCAGTGGAACAGATTGAAGCCCCCCGCGGCACACCGCCGCGCGACGCCCTGCTCGAGGAAGAGGCGTTCATCGAGGGTCAGCTGACGCAGTCGCCGGCCAAGACCCGCGCCAGGCTGCGCCCGCTACTCGCCCTCGCGCCCTATGTCGCGCGCTACCGTGGCCGCGCGCTGCTCGCCTTCGTCTCGCTGACGGTTGCGGCGATCACGACGCTGGTGGTGCCGATCGCGGTCCGCCGCATGATCGATTTCGGCTTCAGCCCCGAAGGCATCGCCCTGATCAACAGCTATTTCAGCGTCATGATCGCGGTCGTCGCGGTGCTCGCCGCCGCCAGCGCCTCGCGCTATTACCTCGTCATGACGATCGGCGAGCGCATCGTCGCCGATCTCCGACGCGATGTGTTCGCGCATCTGGTCTCGCTGTCGCCGGCCTTCTTCGATTCCGCGCGCTCGGGCGAACTGGTGTCGCGGCTGACGGCGGATACGACCCAGATCAAGTCGGCGGTCGGCGCCTCGGTGTCGATCGCGCTGCGCAACATGATGCTGTTCATCGGCGCCACCGCCATGATGGTGATCACGAGCCCGAAACTGTCCGGCTTCGTGCTGCTCGCTATCCCCGTGATCGTGATCCCGCTGGTCGCATTTGGGCGCTGGGTGCGGCGGCTGTCGCGCAATGCGCAGGATACGCTGGCGGATGCCAGCGCTTACGCCTCCGAACTAGTCGGTGCGATCAGGACGGTGCAGGCCTATACCAGCGAGCGGCTGGCAACGAACCGCTTCGGCGGCGAGGTCGAACAGGCCTATGAGGCGGCGCGCAGCTCAACGCGGGCGCGCGCGGTGCTGACGCTGATCATCATCTTCATCGTGTTTTCCAGCGTCGTCGCCATCCTCTGGGTCGGCTCGCATGACGTGCTGACCGGCCAGATCACGCCGGGCCGGCTCGGCCAGTTCGTGCTGTACGCGGCGTTTGCCGCCACCGGCCTCGGCCAGCTCAGCGAGGTCTGGGGCGAGGTCTCGGCGGCGTCAGGGGCAGCCGAGCGGCTGTTCGAAATTCTTCGGGTGAAATCGCAGATCACCGCGCCGCCGCAGCCGGTCGTGCTGCCCAAGCCCGCGCGCGGCGATGTCGGCTTTGAAAAGGTCAGCTTTGCCTATCCGGCGCGGCCGGACGTGCTGGTGGTCGACAACGTCTCGCTGTCGGTCAAGGCCGGCGAAAAGGTCGCGATCGTCGGGCCCTCGGGGGCCGGCAAGAGCACGTTGTTTCATCTCCTCTTGCGCTTCTACGATCCGGCGCGCGGCACGATTTCGCTGGATGGCGTGCCGGTCAAATCGGCCGATCCGGTCGAGGTGCGCTCGCGCATCGCACTGGTGCCGCAGGATAGCGTGGTGTTTGCGGCCAGCGCGCGCGAAAATATCCGCTTCGGCCGGCCGGATGCCACGGATGCCGAAGTCGAGCGCGCCGCCGATCTGGCGCATGCCACCGAATTCCTGCGCCGTCTGCCTGGCGGCTTCGAGGCGCAGCTCGGCGAGCGCGGCGTGACGCTGTCGGGCGGCCAGCGCCAGCGCATCGCGATTGCCCGCGCCATCCTGCGCGATGCGCCGCTGTTGCTGCTCGACGAAGCCACCTCCGCGCTCGATGCCGAAAGCGAGACGCTGGTGCAGACCGCGCTGGAAGAGTTGATGCGCCACCGCACCACGCTGGTGATCGCCCATCGCCTCGCGACCGTGCTGTCGTGCGACCGCATCATGGTGATGGACCAGGGCAAGATCGTCGAGCAGGGCACGCATGCGGAGCTGGTTGCAGCGAACGGGCTCTACGCGCGATTGGCGCGGCTGCAATTCGAGGGCGCGTAG